The Primulina tabacum isolate GXHZ01 chromosome 1, ASM2559414v2, whole genome shotgun sequence genome contains the following window.
ATATCAAGTTTTCATATTCTCTCTCCCCGTCTAAAGTTTGGTGCAAATGATTTTAGATTGGTGCAAAGCGCGTAGAAACTGCGGCACAGAAAGGGAACACATACTCGATAAATTTGCTTTTCGGGAAGAACAAGGCACAGTGACTGATCATGACTGTAGATAATCCGAACTAGTGGGATGTGGAAGGAAATAGGAACAAGAGCCTCCGAATCCCTGTTGCATGAATGATATAGGAAGAAGAAGTTGGTCATCCAAGTGATCACTACTTCTCTTTTGGGATACTTATGTTTTCTCATGCCTACAGATCCGATTCTCTCGTGTTTGTATGTATGTTAGATAAACATGACTCCGACGCAAACTTTTTCGAATTCAACTGGAGCACTTGGATACGCTTGTGAGCTGATTTATTTTGCTCTTCATTCGATTGCTACTGTGTTCGAATGCCCCTGGTGCATCTTTAATATTCGCGAAAATTATTTGGACTTGATTActtgttttgttttgaaaacCAGATCCCGCAATATTTAGGATGAGAGAAGGAAAATATCATTAAGTTCTTAGATCATGTAATTTCAATATTAGATGGATGGTACGAAGGTCATCTGATAATGCAACCCATTTTtttatttcgaatttttttaaaaaaaactcccaaaatattatattattaatcagTCACTCTCTTTTATCCAATTTTATCATTCCATTAGTCCCAATATAAAGAACCTAAATGAACAAActaaatttagtttttttttttttttttttttttcaattctcAAGTATTGCATCTATTTTGCATTTataacattttaatttaaatgttcCTAGACATTACcaactaataataatattttatttatttttaaatgctttttgttttgttttgctttttaaaaatataacgtGATAAATTGAAACAAATGTACAACCTAAAGTTTAAATAAAGAGTAGGTCTtctgtgagatggtctcacgaatctttacctgtgagatgagtcaatcctaccgatattcacaataaaaagtaatactcttagcataaaaagtaatactttttcatggatgacccaaataagagattcgtctcacaaaatacgacctgtattaccgtctcacacaaatttttgccttattTAAAAGCCTTAAATCTATTATATTATATACAAaattttagtattcaaatttaCTGATATGTTAAGCAAATATGATTAATTTCATACACCACGTGAATACTAGACTTGTATAtccatattatattattatctgTAACCTAAAATAAGTGAGAGAACCACGTGTTAACCAACTAATCATATTTGGTTTCCAAAACACTCCAATTTTCAAAGaggtaggtcttttgtgagacggtcttacaaatctttatctatgacaCGGGTCATTcatagtctcacgaatctttatctgtgagacgagtcaaccctatggatgactcaaataagagatccgtctcacaaaatacgacctgtgagaccgtctcacacaagtttttcttttttaaagtCAGATTACCCCCGTTCGTAGCATtcttatttctttttaaaaaacatcatacataaaataagaaaaaataaaacacataattgaaatgaaaaacaaaaattctcatgattccTCTTTACATAAAAATGTATCGAACttacaaattatattttatattaaattaaaccaagaattgcatatataaaatataacaagTAGTCAAATTTCAACACATCGATGACGTATAGTCTATCTGTTACCAAATCCTCAAATTCTAGATATAATCTGGGGTTTGAGAAGAGATTGAGATAAACATTTTcccaataataaaaaaaatttccagcTGACACAGTATAATTCATTtcaccaattttttttatcataaaaccACGGTTATGCTCGAAAGCCCAAAAACTGTATTCCTAATAGACCTATTGTAGGCCCAAATTATATGGGCTAAACAGATAGGTTGGTCGAACTCGGGcccataattaattttttttgaacgAGCCCATAACTAAATCGTTTGCTATAAATATGCAAATTCAAGATCTAGGGTTTTTGCTCCTTCAAGTACTCCCGACTCCCGGCAAGCTAGGACAGAAGCTTAAGATCGCCGGGGACAATGGTAAGTGTGCTCGTTTTACCCATTGAAAAGCTATTCTAATCTGTTTAGCCGATATTTGTGACGGAGAATCTTCTATCTGTGATGTCTTGAATCTTTATGGTAAACATTTACGTTTTCGTTATATATTTTGTGTGAAATGAATTGAGAATATGGATTGCGCTCATGTTTAGAATGAATTTTCATGCTTATCTGATGTGATTTACTGCTTTTAGAACAATGCCGTTGTGAACAATACCTCATTTGCATAATTCGTCGGTGAAAGATTAGCTGTTCAGGGAGGATTTAGTTTCTGTTTAAAATCACTGACCGTTAATTGATTTACTCAAGACATACGAGGTATTTGAgatgatgaaaataaatttCTTAGTGATATTTCATATTGCTTTATGTTGATTGCGTCCTCAGTAGTAAATACGCTCTTCAGTGTTGCGAGACAACATCGAATTCTGCAAGGACCGAGGCAATTTACTATTTTGGAGAGAGGTTCAAATCGTTTTGATTCACCATTATTCGATTGGTTTTTTTGTGCAAGTAGTGatgattaaatgttttaaatatgaTGATAATGGAATTTGACTTCATTCCACAACAAGGAGTAtgattgaaaatatttaatgggtttGATTGCATGTTATAATAATTAAGTATATGATTAGGAGATAATTCAGAATCATTGTTGTTGTGGATGTTTTAGATTCCGTAATGACGTTATCAGCATAAAAGGTATAGATGAGAAGTTTAAAGTCCATTGCATGATTCCTGAATGAAACCCCTTGTTACGAATTCTTTGtttttgaattaataaattactaAGTTAACaatatatttgattttcaaGTTAATAGAATAAACTAAGACCCATAAAATTTTAACCTACGCGGATGTTAAATCTTTTGCTtcaaactcattaaaaaaatccaGTGTTATGAGttgattttttttgtgattCAATTGTCTTAAAATCAGAGAGAAAGTTTACTTTTGACACAAAAATTACTGCATTTCTACCTGTTACCTTAATACTCTTGGTTAAGCTTATCCTTCTTTATAGGTCCAAAAATAACTTGTTCTTCGTGTGCCTTAACTATATTGCTTCTAGTTAGCTTATAGTACTTTGTATGAGTTTCCAATTGAAATATGGTGGCCATTGTTAATCTCCAGCCTAAGCAAATCCATGAGATCAAAGATTTCCTTCTTACTGCGAGAAGGAAGGACGCACGTTCGGTGAAAATTAAGAGGACTAAGGATGCAGTGAAGTTTAAGGTTCGTTGCTCTAAGTACCTTTACACGCTTTGTGTTTTCGACACTGAGAAGGCCAACAAGTTGAAGCAATCCCTCCCACCGGGTATGCTGTTTTTTCCCTCAAGTCATGTTTAGTCTTGGACAGTTCTTAAATAGTTTGTGTTGAGGATGAACTCTAGTCTGTTCTGTAGTATTGAATCAAAACTGACTACTAGATGATTGCCCACATTTTGACAACTTTTATTGTAGATAGTATCTGTTTTGTGCTTCTTTTTATTGGTCATTTCACTTTCATCAACTCGGCAGCTTACACTGAGTAATTGAATTTTTCACTGTCGTGTGTAGGTTTGACTGTACAAGACCTGTAGAGATTGATGGCTGGAGCTGACAATTTTTTCAACATAGGCATTTGGCAGTAGAAGTCTGGGGTGTTGTGCTCATCTGGTTTTGTTACAGATACCCTTTTTCTCATAGTTTATGTGTTGTCATTTTGTTAAATTCTATGACTGGTTTTTCCCCGTTAAAGCTGAATGAATTATGAAGGGAATTCATTTTTGTCGTAAAACCTCGAGCAGTAAAATAAAGCTAAAGAACAAAAGATATTATAGTAAATATAGAGAAACCATCCCTCAGATCGACACTGATGGATCTCTTTCAAAGTTTCTCTGAAAGCGGCCAAAAGATTATAGTTAAGGATTCATCTTCGGGTTTGTCAACCAGAGTCTACAGGCAATTGTGCCTTAAGTAGAAAGTTTGGTTTCACAATTCGAAGCAACTACTAATAACCTTCTCGTACTTGGGTTTCTAACTAGAATCATAGATAATACGTTAAATGTTAAGACTGTTAGTTGAGTTCATTATATGGAAACATTCCCAACTAGACCTTGGGCGAGCATGCTCATCGAGGCTTCTCGATACCCCAGTTACACCCCCTTGCTCTTATACGGATAGTTCTAAAAAAATTCGAATATGGGATTTTCGGCTTCTAGTCTTTCATTTTCCtatatgcagtcaaaatcaacCATCAGGTAGTGTCAATAATCAGGAAATAAATCTTTCCAAAAAATAATCAtggaattatgttattttaaaaaaatgatcgCTTTTTTCACACTTTGCCATGTTActttttgtgtgtttctcccaatgAAGGTCCTTAAATCTTTTTCTTTGGGTCTGCCTGGCCCGTTGCACCCTGAGGTAGGCACGAATGCTCAATTTTCCAGTCTTGATGAGGACCTTATTGTCCCTGTGCCATTATTTGGGCAACTCTCAAGATAAATTATTCAACAATTGTACATATATTCTccgaatattccttaaaaaaatACCGTTCTGAATTCTGAAGTCTATTCTAGGTGCTCTTGAGAGATAACTTAGCTCGATGGATGATGATATTGTCAAATACATTTGAAAATGACGACCTTGAAAAAAACACAcaattttatatgattttttggaaaacccaaaaatcaagtTTCCATCCATAGAAACGATCGTTTAAATCTATTTGATAACGTTGAATCTTTATTTTGTGATGATATTATAACTTGATCTAACTAAACCGGTATCTTGTTCGGATCTGaatatttgacattaaatttGAAGACAAATCTCgacttttttttttggttttgataaaaaaaattcaaaaaattactGTAAAAATACATGTTATAAGGTTTATGCTTTCTCAtctcattttgaatttaatataaaaaaatttaaaaaaaatgaaaatatattatttttatattatattatattattattaatgaaaTATTTGTCTTCACCTACTATACACGTGGTGACAAGTTAGTGAATGTTAAATGCTGAGCCACCCACGTCGATCATTttattatatcataaataagat
Protein-coding sequences here:
- the LOC142536976 gene encoding large ribosomal subunit protein eL38z/eL38y-like — protein: MPKQIHEIKDFLLTARRKDARSVKIKRTKDAVKFKVRCSKYLYTLCVFDTEKANKLKQSLPPGLTVQDL